Proteins from a genomic interval of Pirellulales bacterium:
- a CDS encoding DUF6338 family protein: MPSSIEAFALLLLAILPGFIAVAVEKASRPIRTHAPMDAVVWCACYSIVINSVLILGGSWIALKWYQFDPAPLIDKGWREWVGERIKAAPLSVEFFSLGYLAASIVLAFLFGKIIARITWTRTPVWYLETVQRTTCWSWFRLKGRSALSVKVNFSNGATYFGTLQAVPKDYEVLVAKEKDFSIVRAVYVPPPGKDGTASEPIILGQDEVVLLNTKDVVSIQTTEEQLDSDAGTPQQNSDSHPIAP, from the coding sequence ATGCCCTCCAGTATTGAAGCGTTTGCGCTACTTCTCTTAGCCATTCTTCCTGGTTTTATCGCTGTTGCGGTAGAGAAAGCTTCTCGCCCGATTCGCACGCATGCCCCGATGGATGCCGTAGTGTGGTGCGCGTGTTATAGCATCGTAATCAACAGTGTTCTTATACTGGGTGGATCATGGATTGCCCTTAAATGGTATCAATTCGATCCTGCGCCATTGATTGATAAGGGCTGGCGGGAATGGGTCGGCGAAAGGATAAAGGCTGCTCCCCTCTCGGTCGAGTTTTTCTCATTGGGTTACTTAGCAGCGTCAATTGTTCTTGCGTTTCTCTTTGGCAAAATCATCGCACGAATTACGTGGACCCGAACACCTGTTTGGTACTTGGAAACGGTTCAACGAACTACGTGTTGGAGTTGGTTTCGTCTAAAGGGCAGGAGTGCATTGTCCGTAAAGGTTAATTTCAGTAATGGTGCTACCTATTTTGGCACTCTACAAGCCGTGCCGAAGGATTATGAAGTCTTGGTAGCAAAGGAAAAAGATTTCTCTATTGTTCGCGCTGTTTATGTTCCCCCACCGGGGAAAGATGGGACTGCGTCGGAACCAATAATCCTTGGTCAGGATGAGGTCGTGTTATTAAACACAAAAGATGTAGTAAGCATTCAAACAACCGAAGAACAACTGGATTCAGATGCTGGCACTCCGCAGCAGAATTCGGATTCCCATCCCATCGCGCCTTAG